From one Tsukamurella tyrosinosolvens genomic stretch:
- a CDS encoding quinone oxidoreductase family protein gives MANAIRFHETGGPEVLRWETVEVEEPGAGEVLVRHHAVGLNFADNYYRTGLYPVPLPNGMGVEAAGVVQQVGPGVDGFVPGDRVTYTYTGSPLGAYSTEFVLPARHLIHLPDSVDFETAAACTMRGLTAAYLLRRIHDYRPGDTILLHAAAGGVGLIVAQWAKLLGLTVIGTVSTEEKAAVARAHGVDHVVYYRREDVAARVREITGGAGVPVVLDSIGAATVQASLDSLARRGLLVCFGTSSGPIPPIDPMQLAIKGSLFVTRPALADYIADPLERADLAGELFGHIAAGRIRVDVNRTYPLAEAARAHTDLESGALVGSNILIP, from the coding sequence ATGGCGAACGCGATCCGCTTCCACGAGACCGGTGGCCCGGAGGTCCTGCGGTGGGAGACCGTCGAGGTCGAGGAGCCCGGCGCCGGCGAGGTGCTCGTGCGGCATCACGCCGTCGGCCTGAACTTCGCGGACAACTACTACCGCACGGGCCTGTACCCGGTGCCCCTGCCGAACGGCATGGGCGTCGAGGCGGCGGGCGTCGTGCAGCAGGTCGGCCCCGGCGTCGACGGCTTCGTCCCCGGTGACCGCGTCACCTACACCTACACCGGCAGCCCACTCGGCGCGTACAGCACCGAGTTCGTGCTCCCGGCCCGGCATCTCATCCACCTCCCGGACTCCGTCGACTTCGAGACCGCCGCCGCGTGCACCATGCGCGGACTCACCGCCGCGTACCTCCTGCGCCGGATCCACGACTACCGGCCGGGCGACACGATCCTGCTGCACGCCGCCGCCGGCGGCGTGGGACTGATCGTCGCCCAGTGGGCCAAGCTGCTGGGGCTGACGGTGATCGGCACCGTCTCCACCGAGGAGAAGGCCGCGGTCGCCCGCGCGCACGGCGTCGATCACGTCGTCTACTACCGCCGCGAGGACGTCGCCGCCCGGGTGCGGGAGATCACCGGCGGCGCCGGCGTTCCCGTCGTGCTCGACAGCATCGGCGCGGCCACCGTCCAGGCGTCCCTCGACTCCCTCGCCCGACGGGGCCTGCTCGTCTGCTTCGGGACGTCGTCCGGCCCGATCCCGCCGATCGACCCGATGCAGCTCGCCATCAAGGGCTCGCTGTTCGTGACCCGACCAGCGCTCGCCGACTACATCGCCGACCCGCTCGAGCGCGCCGACCTCGCGGGGGAGTTGTTCGGGCACATCGCGGCCGGCCGCATCCGGGTCGACGTGAACCGCACCTACCCGCTCGCCGAGGCCGCCCGCGCCCACACCGACCTCGAATCCGGAGCCCTCGTCGGCTCCAACATCCTGATCCCGTAG
- a CDS encoding TauD/TfdA dioxygenase family protein: MTITARRIRADRLTAHIGAELTGIDLAEAVRDDALFAELRALLLKHKVLFVRDQPISRADHVALARRFGELEDHPVLGSDPEHPGLVRIYKDLDSDREAYENAFHCDATWRECPPFGSVLRCVEGPAVGGDTIWVDMVAAYNALPEDVKERIAGLRARHSLEASFGARLPIEQRHALHATFPDAEHPVVRTHPETGEKVLFVNAFATHLTNFHNDANIRFGFDYAPGAGELLQYLQRQAAVPEFQVRWRWTPDSFAIWDNRCTQHYAVQDYWPAVRRMERAGIVGDRPY; the protein is encoded by the coding sequence ATGACCATCACCGCACGGCGCATCCGCGCCGACCGTCTCACCGCGCACATCGGCGCGGAGCTCACCGGCATCGACCTCGCCGAGGCCGTCCGCGACGACGCCCTCTTCGCCGAACTCCGCGCCCTGCTCCTCAAGCACAAGGTGCTGTTCGTCCGTGACCAGCCCATCAGCCGTGCCGACCACGTCGCCCTCGCTCGCCGCTTCGGCGAGCTGGAGGACCACCCGGTGCTCGGCAGCGACCCGGAACACCCTGGGCTGGTGCGCATCTACAAGGACCTCGACAGCGACCGCGAGGCCTACGAGAACGCCTTCCACTGCGACGCGACCTGGCGCGAGTGCCCGCCTTTCGGCTCGGTCCTCCGCTGCGTCGAGGGGCCCGCGGTGGGCGGCGACACCATCTGGGTCGACATGGTGGCCGCCTACAACGCGCTCCCCGAGGACGTGAAGGAGCGGATCGCCGGCCTGCGCGCCCGGCACTCCCTCGAGGCCAGTTTCGGTGCGCGCCTGCCGATCGAGCAGCGCCACGCGCTGCACGCGACGTTCCCCGACGCCGAGCACCCCGTCGTCCGCACGCACCCGGAGACCGGAGAGAAGGTGCTGTTCGTCAACGCCTTCGCGACCCACCTCACGAACTTCCACAACGACGCGAACATCCGCTTCGGCTTCGACTACGCGCCCGGCGCCGGCGAGCTCCTGCAGTACCTGCAGCGCCAGGCCGCCGTGCCCGAGTTCCAGGTGCGCTGGCGCTGGACGCCGGACAGCTTCGCCATCTGGGACAACCGCTGCACCCAGCACTACGCCGTGCAGGACTACTGGCCGGCCGTGCGCCGGATGGAGCGCGCCGGCATCGTCGGCGACCGCCCGTACTGA